The following proteins are co-located in the Bacillus pumilus genome:
- a CDS encoding isochorismate synthase, translating into MVTTVQSTFRQEALATLEEANNVNHAVLISYSRRVDDLDPLAFFQSGEADFLGERFFWSDPESQMIFSGLGRAAVIKSSEQGTERFETVHHEWEQLKQHMFHFHDEKELKHAAVGPLLFGGFSFDPYEEKARHWEAFGEAHLFVPSMMLTVSTEGTFLTINEWKQVDGNVHQLIQGLEQKASRFETLPVRTDGQAELVHMEELDVKEWMKAIHEATEHIRANEYEKVVLAREVLLHYKNQIELAPLLAELLKHQTTSYVFAIEQGRQAFVGATPERLVKKSGDEVFSSCLAGSIVRGKDEIEDQALGEELLHDEKNLIEHQIVVNMIEQAFEANCHHVHKPHQPSLYKTKNIQHLFTPIVGEIKSSCSLFSLIEQLHPTPALGGYPKEKAVEVIREIEPLKRGWYAAPVGWIDSQDNGEFAVAIRSGLIEEEHVRLFAGCGIVEDSLAKQEYEETQVKLRPMLSALGGRPIE; encoded by the coding sequence ATGGTGACAACAGTGCAAAGTACTTTCCGGCAGGAAGCGCTTGCGACATTAGAAGAAGCGAATAACGTCAACCATGCTGTTTTGATAAGCTACTCCAGAAGAGTTGACGATCTGGATCCTCTTGCCTTTTTCCAAAGCGGCGAAGCGGATTTTTTAGGCGAGCGGTTTTTTTGGTCTGATCCAGAAAGCCAAATGATATTTTCTGGACTTGGCAGAGCGGCCGTCATTAAATCATCTGAGCAAGGCACGGAACGATTCGAGACAGTTCATCATGAATGGGAACAGCTAAAACAACACATGTTCCATTTTCATGATGAGAAGGAGTTAAAGCATGCGGCTGTTGGTCCGCTTTTATTTGGAGGATTTTCATTTGATCCGTATGAAGAGAAGGCGCGTCACTGGGAAGCATTTGGCGAGGCTCATCTTTTTGTGCCATCTATGATGCTGACTGTCTCAACAGAAGGCACGTTTCTTACGATCAATGAATGGAAGCAGGTGGACGGGAATGTTCATCAGCTCATTCAAGGGTTAGAACAGAAAGCTTCTCGTTTCGAGACATTGCCGGTGCGAACTGATGGACAAGCTGAGCTAGTTCATATGGAAGAGCTGGATGTGAAGGAATGGATGAAGGCGATTCATGAAGCGACAGAGCACATTCGTGCGAACGAATATGAAAAGGTTGTTTTAGCAAGAGAAGTCTTGCTTCACTATAAAAATCAAATTGAACTTGCTCCACTATTAGCAGAATTATTAAAGCACCAAACGACGAGTTATGTATTTGCTATAGAACAGGGAAGACAAGCGTTTGTTGGGGCGACACCGGAACGTTTAGTCAAAAAAAGCGGTGATGAAGTCTTTTCATCATGCTTAGCAGGTTCCATTGTACGCGGGAAAGATGAAATCGAAGATCAAGCATTAGGTGAGGAACTGCTTCACGATGAGAAGAATTTGATTGAACATCAAATTGTCGTCAATATGATTGAGCAAGCATTTGAGGCAAACTGCCATCACGTGCATAAACCTCATCAACCAAGTCTTTATAAAACAAAAAACATTCAACATTTATTTACACCGATTGTAGGAGAAATCAAAAGCAGCTGTTCCCTCTTTTCATTAATAGAGCAGCTCCATCCAACGCCAGCATTAGGAGGATATCCGAAGGAAAAGGCGGTTGAGGTGATCCGTGAAATTGAACCGCTGAAACGTGGTTGGTATGCCGCACCGGTTGGCTGGATCGATTCTCAGGACAACGGAGAATTTGCTGTAGCGATTCGGTCAGGTCTTATTGAGGAAGAACATGTTCGTTTGTTCGCTGGCTGCGGAATTGTCGAGGATTCCCTTGCAAAGCAGGAGTACGAGGAAACGCAAGTGAAATTAAGACCAATGCTGTCTGCTCTTGGAGGTCGTCCGATTGAATAA